A genomic stretch from Streptomyces fungicidicus includes:
- a CDS encoding oxygenase MpaB family protein, which yields MGLLTEGGSALRDRIGHAIFSRVAGPDGPDNRARIHGTPGPRWFGPERPVRTVHGDASMFIGGLSALLLQSLHPLAMAAVAGHSGFRGDPWGRLQRTSTFLAVTTYGTADSAQRAVDRVRAVHETVRGTTPDGEEYRAADPRLLCWVHVAEVDCFLRAHQRYGAHPLDAAGCDGYVADMARIATALGVPDPPVDRAGLAERLEAYRGELRATPEARGTARFLLLNPPVPLLARVPYGVLAANAVSLLPVWASRALWLPRIPPAEGVCVRPLGTAVTAGIRWALTPTRPAP from the coding sequence ATGGGACTGCTGACCGAAGGCGGCTCGGCGCTGCGCGACCGGATCGGCCACGCGATCTTCTCCCGGGTGGCGGGACCGGACGGCCCGGACAACCGGGCACGCATCCACGGCACGCCCGGCCCGCGCTGGTTCGGCCCCGAGCGGCCGGTCAGGACGGTGCACGGGGACGCCTCGATGTTCATCGGCGGGCTGTCCGCGCTGCTCCTCCAGTCGCTCCACCCGCTGGCCATGGCCGCGGTCGCCGGGCACTCCGGGTTCCGCGGCGACCCCTGGGGACGCCTCCAGCGGACCAGCACCTTCCTCGCCGTCACCACCTACGGCACCGCCGACAGCGCCCAGCGGGCCGTCGACCGGGTGCGGGCCGTCCACGAGACGGTGCGCGGCACCACCCCCGACGGCGAGGAGTACCGGGCGGCCGACCCCCGGCTGCTGTGCTGGGTGCACGTCGCCGAGGTCGACTGCTTCCTGCGCGCCCACCAGCGCTACGGCGCCCACCCCCTGGACGCGGCGGGCTGCGACGGGTACGTCGCCGACATGGCGCGCATCGCCACCGCCCTCGGCGTCCCCGACCCGCCGGTCGACCGCGCAGGGCTCGCCGAACGGCTGGAGGCCTACCGGGGCGAGCTGCGCGCCACCCCCGAGGCACGCGGCACCGCACGCTTCCTGCTGCTCAACCCGCCCGTCCCGCTGCTCGCCCGGGTGCCGTACGGCGTGCTCGCCGCCAACGCCGTGTCCCTGCTGCCCGTGTGGGCCTCCCGTGCCCTGTGGCTGCCCCGCATCCCCCCGGCCGAGGGCGTCTGCGTCCGCCCCCTGGGCACCGCAGTCACCGCGGGCATCCGCTGGGCCCTCACCCCGACCCGCCCCGCCCCCTGA
- a CDS encoding SRPBCC family protein, with product MAVRHRLIRTSPRSVWAVLADGTRYAEWVVGTASSRPVRGHWPELGSAIGFEVRLGPVSLSNETVVRRCEPGEALELEAKAGPLGTARISIELRPWGDQCLVLVDEHPLRGAGGTLHNVAVEALIQIRHRTMLARLAKICETEAAEAEQRRPLGQVVSPHPDEGGPRA from the coding sequence GTGGCGGTTCGCCATCGTCTGATCCGTACGAGCCCACGGTCCGTATGGGCCGTCCTCGCGGACGGCACCCGTTACGCCGAATGGGTCGTAGGAACCGCGTCGTCGCGACCGGTGCGCGGCCACTGGCCCGAGCTGGGCTCCGCGATCGGCTTCGAGGTGCGCCTCGGCCCCGTGAGCCTGTCCAACGAGACCGTCGTCCGACGCTGCGAACCAGGCGAGGCGCTGGAGCTGGAGGCCAAGGCCGGCCCGCTCGGCACCGCCCGCATCTCCATCGAGCTGCGCCCCTGGGGCGACCAGTGCCTGGTCCTCGTCGACGAGCACCCCTTGCGGGGAGCGGGCGGCACGTTGCACAACGTGGCCGTGGAGGCACTGATCCAGATCCGCCACCGCACCATGCTCGCCCGGCTGGCGAAGATCTGTGAGACCGAGGCGGCCGAGGCGGAACAGCGCCGCCCCCTCGGCCAGGTGGTGTCACCGCATCCCGACGAGGGAGGCCCCCGTGCCTGA